TATCACATAACCAACTCATATATGTAATAACACAAACTGGCTTGCTATCAGTTCTTTTAGGGACAGGCAGCACCCAAACttctcatctcacctctcttGCATACAGTTTAGGCTAATCTCTGAATCCTGGGACTTTGCCCTGCTGACTCACAGGCCTGTACCAGGGCCATTACTCAGGAGCCACAGATGGCCCTGCCAGCAGGACAACCCATCACACATGGCatcttgcatgtgtgtgtaagtgtgtgtgtgtgagtgtgtcataTCATGAAACTACTGTGACCAACTGGTGTGAATTAACTGGTTGGAGTAAGAAAGAACGGCATAAGGGCTAGCCGTAGATTAGTCACATCTCTTGCCCAACACCATCCGTCACATGACCAAAAAGGGGGGAAAGTCTGTACATCCTGTAATGAATCTGTATCCTGTTACATCTTAAGATAGCGAAATCTGTCTACAGGACTATGTGATGTGGTCGAACCGAATTGTTTTATATTAACATATCTATGCGTTCAATGCATTGTTATCTTTTATGTGAAATAAAGTGCTTATGACTTGTAATAGCTCAGGATAAAATGAGGTTAGAAAAAGTAAATGCGTCATATTCAAAgacgaacacacacagccatacacaCATTCCCAAAATGGAAGAGATACACACTGTCCAATTCTGCCCAAATAAACACAAGTCATCTAGGTTTGCTGTTCAAGGTGAGCTGAAGTTCTGGCATTATAAGGTGCGCTATTAACAGGAGAAGAGACTATATAGACGATGCAAACAACAGTGACACTCCTGCTAGCCAATGCTGTGCAAGGCACTACTATGGAATGCCTTCACAAGCATCctttgtgtttctgaatgcagaaTGCTTATAAGCAGCCCGACCCTCCCCCTGCCCCTACAGGACAATGGTTTTTTCATTGGGCTGGTTCCTCACTGCTTGTGACCTGGCCCAGTGCCCTCTACAGAAGAGTACTGCACACTTATGACATGGTTCCCTACTGGACACACGGCCAAAAAAAACCTCATGTGACTCTTACTGTTGTAtgagagaggcggagagggcAATGTATAAATTCGGAGAGAATGCGGAATGGATTGGtcagaaaaaagacagagagagtgaaagcgCAGGGACAGCAGATGTGGAGCAGACTGATACTAAGCGATTTTTCCTCACGCCACCTCATATCCTGTTTGCACCATGTCATTTCATATGCCACTTCCTAACTTCAAGCTACAGTCTTCTTGCTTAGGTCCTCTGTCTCTGACATTTGTTGCAGAAAAAGTACGACAAAAACACAAGACTGAGGGAGACAAATACACACTGTACAAAAGCATACTGGTGTTTTCAGTTTTCTGAAACACTCTGTACATGTACGCCCATTCTCATGATGTTTCTCCTGACCTCACATCTCTTACAATAGCAGCTTTTTTTCCAATCTCCCCTTGAGGGACGGTTTTGTGTTGGTGTGAACATGCAGGTCAGCTCTTTTTCTTGTCTACTGAATGCTGCTTCTTGTCAGAGTGCAAGACTGCTGTAAACTACAACCGTCACCACTTTGGCTGCTGAATAAGGAATTCCCTTCGGACTGAGCAAATAAGGCCCAGACAGTACAAACCAAAAACTCAGGCCATTTCAGAGCCTGCTGAGCGGAAAGGCTTGAGACAGCATAGTGGCTGAGTTGATGTCCCTtttgatttcattcattttccagactTGACTGTTTCATTGactattttatttctttctccaTATTCATAGAAAGTCATTGAGTACAGGGTATTTTGAAAGTCACGTTTAAGTCCAATTCATCAGCATTTTATGTAATTACAACATAATACAATTAATTTATAAAGAATAAATTTAAAGGACAACATCGGTGTAATTTTAGCTTTTTCCTATTGGGATTAATGctcatgaaaagtctaaacccactgatgtatttgccacagtcgGAAGCTACTACTgcctgttctactgcaggtttggcCTACATCCCGGAAGTCATAGGCTCCCTTTGTATTCAAAAATACATTGCAGAGACAAAGTGCTGCCTTAACTAACATAATCCATCATGTTAAACAAcacatgtattgtattttttcctaacatgacttGAGGCCACAATCATTGCAGTTGCACCCGCATCAAAGTTAGTTCCATTCTTTCCTTAAGTTTATCATgttaggaaaaaatacaatacacgTGTTCAACAGCAatagcttctgactgtggcaaatacatcaGTGGGTTTAGACATTTCTTGGGCATTAATGGCGAcaggaaaaaagtaaaattacaccggtgttatcctttaaggtaAACATCTTACCAATGACAACAAGGATAAAGAGTAAGGTGGCCACTCCTGCTGTAATGTAGAACATAATGCGGATGTGGTGAGCCAGCTCATCCATGTCGTCCACATTAGGCACCAGGATAGGAGGCACTAGGAAACCAATGGCAATACCCAGCTGTAAGACAATGAACACATATAGCCCAAATTAAAGAAAGAAGTTAACTAAATTCAGTAACATGCACGGCTACAGGAGTACTCAACCTCCAAAATTAACTGCAGTGAGGATCACCTGTCACCACTGGAATTCAGGCAATTTTCCCTGCTCTCACTAACAATAATTGGAAAATTACTCGTTGAAATGTAGGACTCGTGGCACAGAATGTAGTGGTGCCTGTGGGTCCCAAATGTCGCCAATATTGGTGGttagttaaaggataattccagttattgtCAGACTAGGCCTTAAAATGTAGAGCTATGTACCTCTCAGTTTGCAGGGAGTGCTGCTTTCTAAGCCAAGGTAAACTTAAACAGTCAAACTCAAAAAACGATTAATGCATGCCCTTTCAACAtgataacactcacactgcagttacacgtGTTTGAATAGTTGTCATTGAACAATTATCAGATAGCATGTCAGttaatagtccatttgatatttttgtcaaatgcTCTCACTGATTTCCTTGTTTATTCTGGCTGCGGCAAATTTGGAAAATACTTACATCAAGTTACATTTTGTACTGTATAGTTCAGTTCCAATTGTAACTGAGCTCTTAATAGTATTGAATCATGCTGCTATGAAACctgaacattttttaaaaagatatATTTTGTTTGACTAAAAGCCTCCAACAGAGGACTTCACAATTGGGGAAGGGTGATTTTACAACTGCTTAACAGACAAAGCATAATCAGAAGGTTTCAGCAAGCATGTAACACAATTAGCCCAGGACTCTCACACTGAGGTACTAGTAGTCCTGTATGACTCTGGCATTCAGTCAAGCCCTGCATACTCACAAACAGCAGCCAGACTGTTTGTCAGTATACACTGGTCATGCCTCACTGTATGGACCCTGTGGCAAAGGCAGACATTAAATGGTGATGGACATTTGGACAAACCTGGTTTCCGAGAACTCCTATGGAACAGGCAGTGGAAACCTCACTCTGGCCAAACCACACTGAGGCAAGGTAGGAAGGAATACCAAGGACAAACACCGTGGCTACCGAGCACACAAACTGGCCAAAAAAAGTGACTGTGAACAGATCGGGACCTGCACTACCGATTTTTATCCATGCACCGATGCAGTTAAAGGCTGAGCCCACCAGCACAACGTCCCGGATGCCCCTATTTTCCAGGAGCCACAGGACAGGCAGGATGAGTGGGATGTAGGTGAGCAGGTAGATCAGCGACAGCCAGTCAATGGCCAGAGAGTCAATGTTGTAGAAGCGCATGAATATGTTGCTGATGATGCCGTACTGAAGCCACATGAAGGCATTGCTGCCTGAGACGGCGCTGAAGAGAAACAGCATGACCCAGCGACGGAGGTAAAGCTTGGTCTCAGGCTTTGGGACCAGTTCTGCCCGGTCACCGCATGAAGGATCGACGTCTAACCGGGAACCGATGGACATGGCTTTTCCTAAATGTCCTGGACTCCACTGTATGGAAACCAGGCCTGAATTCTCTGCAGCCTTGGACCGAGGCCATTCTTCAACACAGAGTTCAGAATCTGCACAAATTCCTTTCATAGCATTGTTTTGAGGCATTTCAGCTGTCTTAGAGTGAGTCCGTGCAACAGCCTGAGAGCTTTTACaatttatctgtctgacctgctGTCATGCATTGATTCATATTTCCGAGATTGTCCCCTGAAAACCTGCTGTCCTGAGGGCTGCCACTGCAAATACTTGTTGTAGAATGATGCTTTACAGATGAGCCGGAGAGAgacagctgctggagctgctgttaCTGTTGCCAGTGCTGATGTGTGAAAGCGTCTCTGATAAGTGTCCTCAGCCCGTTCACTATACGTTGCTTGTGATGGCACTGAGGCTGGGCCACATGTTTGAATATTTATCGTCTCCAGCGCTGTCATGTGATGCTAATATCTGACAATTTTCTAATTCTACCCAAACCACTCCTACCAACTTAGACCTCTACTACCTTTTAGCTTAGTGTGCAAATAACAGGGAcattggaaaatgaaaatacacatATTTCTCTGGGTTGCTGTGAGCCAACTACAGAAGTGCTATAGgttattatttttctgtcctTGTTATTGTTCAGCTATGGACAGTTCATCCCTGACTGTAAAGGTAATACATACAAAATCTTGAAACTGACATTATTCAAAGTCTAACACTATAGCATTAAAGACGAATACCAGTGTCATTAAGAGCTAAAGCCCATTGTCTAGTTTAtattcccccaatcattttgcaatgcataccatatgtaattagatttttattcatatttacttgttttttgtcgtttttaaaacacacactttcttgtGTCAAATCTAGCTTGAACTATTGTCTCGGCTAACAAAGATGCCCAAATTAAGAAGACATGGGTGTggcaataaagtttgtaaggcggcATGATCTGAGGGATTATCTCCTGGCGGAGACTTTCATTTCTTCCTATAGCAAGCAGAGCATAACATAATGCAgatattgatatgaaaaaacACAACTCGCCATACTAAAACCTTTAAGGGTAAGTAAATCGGtcatataattttgtttttcttattttatatttatttcttataTATCTAAAAGTGTtgaattaactctgatgggtgtggacttatattaacactggcatagtgttgatttttacgcTCCGATTTAAATTCACATTGACAGTTTTGCTGTGCATAAGTCTCTTGTCTGCCCATGTGGCTTTGAAAATGCCCTACTGCTACCAAGTTAGATAAACAATATAGAGAGTGGctgactgtgtgagtgtgtgagtgactgtgtgtgagcatgtgtgacagtgagtgtgtaagtgtgagtgAGGTGAAAATAGCAGTGTGATCTTACATTTTCTGTAAGTCTATCTTAACCAGGGCAAGGCCTTTCTTTGTTTAAACTCAGATTGTGTGCGTTAATAGCATGAGTTTCCGTAAAAAGGGAACTGAGGaaattcttcttctcttttttgtaTGACAGTGTGGTTGGGAACAGGTCTGGAGCCACAATATAGAACAAATGTCAAATGAATGAGCATCATAATTTCGCAAAAGTCAATTACTAAGCAGGAAGTTGACCATAAATGAGGATCATCAGAGTCCACAGTAGAACAACAAATCCAGAAAACAATGTACATGGCTAAAGTCCTACAATAGCCTACTGTGTGCTGAGCATTATGTACTTGTAAAACGCCTGCCACATActtacatttaattttttttaaactatgtCACTTGTCTGCAGGGAAAACAGATTGGCTGGCCCAATTTGGATtgttcccattcattttcctcaGCAAACAGTGCACACCCTAGTAGCCTATTTTTCCACGTGTGTTTTTGAACGTGTGTCTTTCATACTGATGACAATGACCTATCACCTTTGTACACTGTTGAGGATGAGGGCGCCCAAGAGAGGCACCGTGGTCGCGTGAACGTGCGTAATTACGCAACCTGCCAAGTGGATACGTGGAGATGTCCAAGTGCGATCGGTGGGGAAACTGCAGTTTTTCAATGATATATTACATCAGTCAGTGATCAAATACATGcacagttactctttaaatcgGAACGCCCTTTTTTGCAACATACCTGATTCCCGAAGACTCCGATGGAGCACGCGGTGGATACCTCCTCTGAACCAAACCATACTGACGCTATCCTCGACGGCATCCCGAGGATGAACACCTGCGCAAACGAGCAGGAGAACTGTCCGAGCAAGGTAACGGCGAACAGGTTGGGTCTGACGCTGGCCAGCTTGATCCATGTCCCCGCACAATTCAACGCAGTGGCCACGAGCGCGATGACCCGGAGCCCCTTCTTATCCAGGAGCCAGGTCACCGGGAAGATGAACGGAATGTAAGTCAGCATGTAGATCATAGACATCCAGTCTATAGTGAAGGCGTCGACGTTGTAGAACttcatgaaaatgttgctgatgATCCCGTACTGTATCCATTGGAAAGAGTTGCACAGAGAATAGGAGCTGAACAAGAAGACGATGAGCCAGCGCCGTTTGTACAGTCGGGTGGGTCGCACCGGTTCGTGACCGTTCTGCTGAGCTTCAGTGCGCTCCGCGGCATCTCCAGAATCCATCATTACATGTTTCTCTAAATCCGTAGTATTATGATTGTCGTTGATTTCAATATCACCCAATGCTTGTTTTTCGCCCATATTAAAACAGTATAGCCTACTGATCCTCTATAGCCTACACATATAGGCAACTCATAGAGCCTAAAAGTTTTCTATTGCACTTAAATGACCTTACTACTCTATAGGCAAAGGCACTGCAAGTAGCTTGAAGTGACTTATGAGCGCGAACAGGCAACACTATCTATTCAAGTGTCACGTTAACAACAATATAAGATTACAACATGACGTGTTCAGCTAAAACTAACAGTACAATTTAAAGGCTAGCCTATATCTCAAAGCTGTAAACTATGGTTTGTCAGAATAGTCCACAAGCTACTATAGCGGCGAGGCTTTACAACTTCCAACCTGTGCAGCACTATGTGGTCCGTTAGCATTTCCTCCCCGGGTTGAATTTGGCTCTAGTGACCTACTTACACTCAAAGCCCGTACAGAGAAAGACTTTGGGGTTACGGATAATGTAATGTGAGGATATGCCCGCTCAGGTCCACGAAGCGCCAGGTCAGTTTTCCAGTGTCAACACGTGTTAGGAGTCCCTGTGACCCTCCACCCAGACCTTAGACCGCTTTGGGATCCTGGAAGGAGTCGGCTAGATCTGCCACATGGGCGGAGTTTATTCCTAAACTCCCCTTTCTGGTTTGTGAACAGAGTCAGCCTGTAAAACTGCCAGTCAGAATATCTTTCAtgggtttttaaaaaaaatattttttacgaATGACTACGATTGTTCTGTGGTAGATTATGAATGGGTTTGTCTGATGTATGATTTGAAATATGCACGTGATCAATTTGTTTAAACTTTGTTGAGTATAATAAAGCATTATGGCACTTCAAAACATTCAAGATAACAGGTCAATTGTTTTAGTTCACTAACACAATGGAATGTGTTGACAAAGTGGTGAATGAGATAAACGCCTCAATTCTGTTCAAGgacaaaaaatatattcatttgTAGCCGGATAGGTCTGCATTGTGTACACTGCTGTCACTTGCTTTCTCTTACTGGTAAACAGTGCCATCTAGGGAGCTACTCATCACAGAAATACAGCATCCTTTATGATACAAACTGTTACAGTATCTGTGAAATATCTGTGAAAACATATGGCCTGAATAACAACACTCAGGAGTTCATAAGGCATCACATTTAATAAATATCAGTGCTGGTCTTCTTACAAATTAGCATTATCCATAGCTATCACCACTACAGAATGGTTTCCACAGTCAAGTCAAAGACCATTTGAATGCCCATTCTCTgcaacaaaacatttcattttcatcaagTTTTGGTTCACCTAAGCCTACAGGACCTTGACTTTACATTCTATTTGTGTCAACAATCAAATCTCCTGAGCATTTTCAATCTACATTTACACAAAATAGACTATAACATATTacacaaaaaactaaaaacataatgatttcaattaaaaaaaaaaaaaaaaaaaaaaaaactaacaggTTACACTTGACAAAGGTGCTCTCCAACACACTAGAAAAAGCAATTTACAAAAATATCGTCTGAGTCACCCTAACATAGGTTGGTTTTCTCAATGTAAACATAGACTAGTTCAAAGGTCATAAATCTACCCACCAAGCCATAAAATGTCACATGCAGATCACTGATATTAATCAGATATAAGCAAATAGATGATCAGAAGCAAAATAAATAGTTTTGAATACTGCTGCTTGTTACAATCCCAAAAGCAGTTTGGTTTCCATCTTGTCAATCTTTGGCGGATATACTAGCCCTGCATGTTACTCCTTGATCAGTTttcccatttaaaaaaaaattgtaaactATTATGTGAAAAAACTGAACAAAGATTGACATCTATAGGCAATATGTCCGTCCTCCAAGTCATTCACTCTCCATTGAGGTCAGTCATCTTTCGCAGCACATCTTCAGCCATCTCAGTAGTCAGTCAGGTCAGTGCTGGTAGTGTGGTACAGCAATGTGCTGGCGTTGATAGCTGCTGTGGTGAGGAGGGTAGAGGAGGTCCGGTGTCTGTGGAGTCAGGCCGGTGCAGAGAGGTTCATGGCTGCTCAGCACGGAGGAGAGGTACTTGGCTTCCTCCGTCAACCGCTTCACCTCCTTCCTCAGGGCAGCGTTCTCCTTCTCCAGGTTCTCACTCTCCTGAAAGCAGACAGTGACACCAAGTTTGAACAGACTTGTCCTTCATTATGGCAATGAAGATGTTATTGAAGATGTTATGCCTTTGGTTTCACAGTATGATCCTTAAAGGTGGATTCACATTAGATAACATAAAATGGATGCAGGCAATGGAAATTGTTCAACTCATAACAATGGATAGCCAATTCAAGAAGCACTGTTCATCTGCTTATAATCTGCTGCATTATATCCTGTTGCCCTTTAACTATGGATACTTACTCAAACACAAGCCTTACAATCAATGTCAAATAACTGACTGAACTGTAGAACTTCATATTAATTTAAATGCAGAAACAAGtaggaaaggaagatggaggatgAATACCATACTATTACAGGATGACACCTTCAGCAGGATAAGGGAAGAGGCCCAGAATTAAAATGAGTAAAATGTGTTCTCCAAGGGAAAGGGGTGGCCTTGGATTATCAGATGTGAGGATGTATAACATGTCTTTCGAAATAGTTAAGCTGGCCAAACATTGTTGTGGAGAGGATTTACGGATGGACTGGGTAACTATAGAGCAAAAGTTGTTATTGCCATATCGCCCTATTGATGTTCTTTCTCAGCGTTCAGGAAATCAGTTAAAGTCAAACTCAAACCCTGTCTTATCCCACTCAAGGGAGATTTGGAGTAAAATTCATATAATACACAAAATATCTCTCTTTAAACAATCCTATGCCTCACTTTGGTACAATCCAGAAATACGGATAGGGAAAAAAACGGTGTATTGGAAACAGTGGCAGTCCAAAGGGATTAATACTGTAGGTGACTTGTATGCGAATGGGGTATTTATGTCATATTCTGATTTAATGAAGAAATATAAGTTTGAAGGCAAAGGAAACTTTTGGAAATACCTACAAATACAGAGTTGTATTAGTAGTAAGTTTAATTTTAACCTCAATGAGGAAATTTTTTTGTTGGAGTACTTCAAATTACCACGTGAATCCCAAAAAGCATTGGTTTTCTAcagaaaatgtaatcagttatttGGAGATTCATGTAATAACCTCAGAATAATATGGCAGAAAGATCTCGGGTGTAATATTGAGAATAACGATTGGTTCAGAATTTGTCAAATACTGGGAAAAATATTAAAGAAATCAGAGGAAAATTCATCCATTACAAGATATTATTGGACACCATCTAGGCTCTACAGAACGGGACTAGTAACTAACGATTTATGTCAAAAGGACACAGGTACATTTTTACATATGATTTGGGAGTGTTCTTTGGTTTATACACTTTGGTGTAAGATTCTGGGAAACTTGGAGAAATGGTTGGGATCAACATTGCCTCCACATCCACGATTATGTCTTTTAGGGGACAGGACAGTTATACCAAACGTTACCAATAATGAGTTCACCCTTATAATGATTGGTAATATTACAGCAGCTAGGATGATATTACGCAATTGGAAATGTTTGAGATCCCCTGATATGAAAGAGTGGATGGATGCAATGATTGAAATAGCAGCATATGAGAATATGTTAGGTAGGATCAATGGTAATGGAAAAATGAAGGAAACCTGGGACCATTTTTGGCATCATGTAAAATTGCAATAAGTCTCAAACATGGTAGGCTTGCTGCTGCTGGGCAGAGGTCCTGTACCCTGAGAGTTATTTATTTAGGAGGAGTTAATAGTAATCTCCTATTCACATGGAAGCCTATGTATTTCCGAGGGACTACGTTGGATTTGGGGTGGTAACATGGTCTatgatacacagagagaaacatcgTACATTTTGGCACGGAtggaaatgtgacaatatgGGGGTGCAGGGCCAGCAGCAACAGATAGAATTGTTGGGCATTTGCATGAACATAAAGTGCATACTTactttgaattattattattattcatttatttatttatttctggttGTTCTTATAGTGCTATGACTTGTCCTAACACTAACAATAGTTTGTACAACTGCGATGTACcttgtaatattgtaatattgtaaCATTGTAACATTGAATATTGTATacaatattaacaataaaaaaaatgtaatttgtaaatAACTGACTGAACTGTGCAAGTCACTGAGGCACAACAGTATCAAAAGTTTCCATTATAATATTTTTAGAGGATGTAACTCTACTTTGGTTGAGTAACTGTACACCTGTTACTGGGGTTCACGTGTTCACAAGTAaagttccaaaacagagtaaaTGACCGGTTAGTACAACTTTGAGATAGGATCAATAGTGCAAACTGTGAGTTAGTGGGTGATGGCACTTTTTCTTTATAGTGTGGGAATAGCAGGGGAGAAATCTTCCACTTGGGTATTCAAAAGGTCATCACACCATGGCCAGAGATTATAACACTGAGCAATATAGGGCCTTACTGTCAGAGGCACTTTGGGCAAACCCCTGTACTTGCGTCACTTAGCCAAATACAGCCCACTGCTATCAGCACTTTACCAGAAGTGACTGCCTTTTTCTCCCCTTCTGCCCACGACCTACAATCTGAAGCTCATTTACACTGAAGAAAAAATACTACTGAAGAAACAGGAAATAAGCCCAGTGTCATAGAGAGGGAAAATTCACCTTCCTGTTTATCTAGTGAGACGATGAAACCAAAACCACAAAATATGCTGTGTGGTCCCCTAGTGTTCTGTGTGACTCTGACAGGTCTCAAAGAGATGGATAATGTGCAAGATACTGTGCAGAGGGAATCTCATCTATTCAAATCACAAAGACAGGATCTACTGCTACCTACAATGTGGGTTTGTTTGAAGGTCAATGACACCATATTCCCTCCAGTTCATCTGATAAAGTTAAAAAGAAAAGCTACACAAAAGACGTGCGTCGCGTAGTGCGTTGACAGAGCACAGTACACCAGAAATTACTTTTTGTTGAAGCCTCAAGTCACAGACAGAGCAGATACTAGGTCAGTATGTACAAATATGGGTCGATGTACGAGGTGACAGCATCTAAAGATACTGTATGTTAGAAAGGTGTTCAGAAGATAATTACTATGATTGTTGGAGATGTCATTTTCCATGGACATACTGGATAAACAGGTTAGTTAACTCAAGATTTGGCAAGGAAATGAACACAACAGCACCATCCCACTGATAAATACTTCTACCTACAAAGCTAAATGtttgtaaattaaaaaaaaaaagaaatgcctgTGCTCTTTTTTTAAGTTCCAGCGACAGTTGGTGACTAAAAGCCTCACCTAGTCAAAGAATTGAGCGTTGTAATGAAAGTGTGAGCTGTAGCACTGACTACCACCTATCGCATGAAGTGAGCTACAAAAAAGGACAAAGGGAGAAACGAACAAAGCTGCGGGACCAAGCACACTTTTGTTATTATATTCAGTGCAATAATCTCTAGCGCTGGGTTCTGCTGCAAAGGGAGTGATGCCCACACGTGATAATTTATTCCTTAGGCTTCTGCAAACATAGAGAGAAGCGTCCAAGTGTGCAGCTCAACAGAAGCCATGACACATCGCCACATGGTCAGGTAGCGTCTTGTAAATATAGTACAAACCAATTCCCAGAGACTTAGAAGAACTGCATGGGCGCTTAGAAACAGACCAAGACAGCGAAGTTTGGCTACACATGGTGGAGTTAGATTGGACAGTTAACAGAATCAATCCTGCTGTTCTTTATGCAACAACCATGCACCAAAATCGTGAGCTGGGAATTTTGCTAAAGCCTCTGAGAAAATCTATGTAGTGGAAGTTTCACCCCATTTTGCAGTATTAGAGAGCGATAGCCTAATTACTGCTAAATCCGCTAAACATCTTGGAGTGTGTACCCTCTATAAATAATCTGATTTGTGACCATTCTTACAGTACAATGAAGCTGTTACAAAATGGTGGCTTTTAGAGCTATAAATTTGGCTTGTGTACAGTATGACCTGCCAACTTTCTTTGCCATGTGATTGGAAAACTATGTGGTACTTTGTCATGTTGTTGGAACAATATTTGACACAAAGGAACAATGTTTTTATACTTAATACCATATGGGTGCCTCAGTGTTTGCACAAGGTCACATTAGGTCaaatattttgtgaaatgattAGATTGTAGAGTATTTCAGTTTAAAattgtgttgctgttgatgCCCAAGCCATGATGCCCAAAAAAAGTCTCCTCACCAAGTGTAGACTGTCAGCCTTCTGAGTTTGTCTCATCCTGCTTTTCTGAGCTGCAATCCGGTTCTTCTCCCTCCGTATCACCTTCTTGACATCATCTGAGGAGCTCTAACAAAATACAAAGGCTTAAagttaatgtttatgtaatggcaTAAGGATCAAACAGTAAGCAGATATTTATAGCGCTGGGAGTATTCCAAACCTGAAAAAATGGCTACAGCAGATGCTTGATTGTTTAAGGTGAATCAGCATGGAGGCTGATAAGACTGTTGCGGTTTATGTCACTGCCCATTACTGATGGAAGGCGAAAAATGGAAGTCGTATCCGTTTCTTTTTAATGACAGTTTGACAGAAGATGGGCTTAACATTACACCTAATGGCAAGGGCTGGGT
This genomic stretch from Centroberyx gerrardi isolate f3 chromosome 18, fCenGer3.hap1.cur.20231027, whole genome shotgun sequence harbors:
- the batf gene encoding basic leucine zipper transcriptional factor ATF-like; this translates as MAQGSDSNDTSYNKSPSPGSRPSSSDDVKKVIRREKNRIAAQKSRMRQTQKADSLHLESENLEKENAALRKEVKRLTEEAKYLSSVLSSHEPLCTGLTPQTPDLLYPPHHSSYQRQHIAVPHYQH